In one Candidatus Neomarinimicrobiota bacterium genomic region, the following are encoded:
- the rsmB gene encoding 16S rRNA (cytosine(967)-C(5))-methyltransferase RsmB, translated as MTTEMLSQKRVKRPDDGNVRKLALDLLLQSKKTGKYIDRLLSDALGRSDIPSRDKKFLMELVKGVTRMQGLLNYYLVELSDGRVTNLPLPIKYIIFIGMYQLIYMDSVPPYAALNESVELSKRLKDRKMAGLVNALLRNFQRRKEEIDEKIGSLPTHERLSVEYSHPAWVIGRWLSRFGLSDTEELCSFNNSVPVITVRKNMLRNNHPRLDSALHDENQKIALSNYAKTYYTLPKGFDISSWDAIKEGEVTVQDVSAGLSVLLLDPQPGETVIDMCAAPGGKTGAIAEQMKDKGRIVAVDSDKYRLSLVEKQSERLKLRSVEFIEGDGKNISLPTADRILVDAPCSGTGVFAKRSDIRWQKSEKDIEELSSLQIDLLRNAARYLKKDGVLVYSTCTMEPEENRDVIRKFLKEHENFKVDDAAGFVEESLTEAGAVATYPFKHYIDGSYSVRLLKS; from the coding sequence ATGACGACTGAGATGTTAAGTCAGAAGAGAGTCAAACGACCTGATGACGGGAATGTTCGCAAATTAGCGCTCGATTTATTGCTGCAGTCAAAAAAAACCGGGAAGTATATCGATCGACTTCTGAGCGATGCTCTCGGCAGGTCGGATATTCCCTCTCGTGATAAAAAATTTCTTATGGAGTTGGTAAAAGGCGTGACTCGAATGCAGGGGTTATTGAATTACTATTTGGTGGAATTGTCTGACGGCAGGGTAACGAATCTTCCGCTCCCTATAAAGTATATCATATTTATCGGAATGTACCAGCTGATATACATGGATTCCGTTCCGCCGTATGCGGCGTTGAATGAATCGGTGGAGCTTTCCAAGCGGTTAAAAGATCGGAAAATGGCGGGACTTGTCAATGCGCTATTGAGAAATTTTCAAAGGAGGAAGGAAGAAATAGATGAGAAAATCGGCTCGCTTCCCACGCACGAACGCCTCTCTGTCGAATATTCACATCCTGCATGGGTGATTGGAAGGTGGTTGAGCAGGTTCGGATTGAGCGATACGGAAGAACTCTGTTCATTTAACAATTCCGTACCGGTGATAACTGTCAGGAAGAACATGTTGCGTAACAATCATCCTCGGCTCGACTCCGCTCTGCATGATGAGAATCAAAAGATAGCACTGTCAAACTACGCGAAAACATACTATACGCTCCCAAAAGGATTTGATATTTCGAGCTGGGATGCAATAAAAGAAGGAGAGGTTACCGTTCAGGATGTGAGCGCCGGACTCTCTGTGCTCCTGCTTGATCCTCAACCGGGAGAGACGGTGATCGACATGTGTGCGGCGCCGGGAGGGAAGACAGGAGCAATCGCCGAACAGATGAAGGATAAAGGGAGGATTGTTGCCGTCGATTCCGATAAGTACCGCCTTTCCTTAGTAGAAAAGCAGTCGGAAAGGCTTAAATTGAGGTCAGTCGAATTCATTGAGGGGGACGGGAAAAATATCAGCCTCCCTACGGCAGATAGAATTCTCGTGGATGCGCCATGTTCCGGCACCGGTGTATTTGCGAAACGGTCCGATATCCGCTGGCAAAAATCAGAAAAAGATATCGAGGAGTTATCGTCACTGCAAATTGACCTTTTGAGAAACGCGGCAAGATATTTGAAAAAAGACGGGGTCCTCGTTTACAGTACTTGCACGATGGAACCGGAGGAAAACCGCGACGTCATCCGGAAATTCCTGAAAGAGCACGAAAATTTTAAAGTAGATGATGCAGCTGGCTTTGTCGAAGAGAGTTTAACCGAAGCCGGCGCCGTTGCAACCTATCCTTTTAAACACTATATTGACGGTTCGTATAGCGTCCGATTATTAAAAAGCTGA
- a CDS encoding methionyl-tRNA formyltransferase — MNIIFMGTPDFAVPSLLKLAKSGYKPVAVVTGADKKSGRGQKLIPTPVKSAAADMGIPILEPKSLKDSSFIREIASLDVELSCVVAFRILPDELISIPKRGTVNLHASLLPLYRGAAPIQRAIMAGEKITGATTFFIRREVDTGNILLQKSLPLAEDEDFGSLHDRLAELGADLLLKTIERIKSGKLKEIPQDEAKATNAPKIKSDDLKINWDNSAGRIHDQVRGLSPFPGVSARVNNMVIKIFKTEISDETVEGYSPGEISRITGSYFTVATGDGSLKVLELQRQGKKRMETSEFLRGVDLSTGDTLT; from the coding sequence ATGAATATTATTTTTATGGGAACGCCCGATTTCGCTGTTCCCAGCCTTTTAAAGTTAGCGAAGAGCGGGTATAAACCGGTTGCGGTAGTTACCGGAGCTGATAAAAAAAGCGGTAGAGGACAAAAGCTGATCCCGACTCCGGTTAAGAGTGCGGCTGCTGACATGGGAATTCCTATTTTGGAGCCGAAAAGCCTCAAGGACTCCTCCTTTATCAGAGAAATCGCATCACTCGACGTAGAACTATCATGCGTTGTGGCATTCAGAATACTTCCCGACGAGCTTATAAGTATTCCTAAAAGAGGCACGGTAAATCTTCACGCTTCGCTGCTGCCCCTTTATCGCGGTGCCGCGCCCATACAACGCGCAATAATGGCGGGCGAAAAGATTACCGGCGCCACGACGTTTTTTATCCGACGGGAAGTAGATACGGGAAATATTCTACTTCAGAAATCTCTCCCTTTAGCTGAAGACGAAGATTTCGGGTCGCTCCATGACAGGCTTGCTGAACTTGGCGCTGATCTGCTGTTGAAGACGATTGAAAGGATAAAATCGGGAAAATTGAAAGAAATCCCTCAGGATGAAGCAAAAGCGACGAACGCCCCGAAGATCAAGTCAGATGACCTTAAAATAAATTGGGATAACTCAGCCGGCAGGATACACGACCAGGTTAGAGGGCTTTCGCCTTTTCCGGGCGTTTCGGCACGGGTCAACAACATGGTAATAAAAATTTTCAAAACTGAGATAAGCGATGAAACGGTCGAGGGATATTCACCGGGAGAGATTAGTAGAATAACCGGGAGTTATTTCACAGTTGCTACCGGCGATGGGAGTCTGAAAGTTCTCGAACTTCAGCGTCAGGGTAAAAAAAGAATGGAGACGTCGGAATTTCTCAGGGGAGTAGATCTATCAACCGGGGACACTCTAACCTAA
- the def gene encoding peptide deformylase: protein MSQLGLKYYGDPILRKETDSVKDFDHSLELFAQEMIETMRTNDGVGLAGPQVGDLRSLIVIDVSSEEDEEPVEPLILVNPDIKELSGSCVMEEGCLSIPDVRVEIERPEEIRIKFQDVKGVKKDLKCDGILARVIQHEVDHLRGRLMIDYLSPVKRDLLKSKLQKISRGDISVGV from the coding sequence TTGAGCCAGCTCGGTCTGAAATATTACGGAGATCCTATCTTACGGAAGGAGACCGATTCTGTCAAGGATTTCGATCACAGCCTCGAACTGTTTGCGCAGGAAATGATTGAAACGATGCGTACGAACGACGGGGTAGGTTTAGCCGGGCCCCAGGTAGGCGACTTACGCAGCCTTATTGTAATCGATGTCAGCAGCGAAGAAGATGAGGAACCAGTAGAACCATTGATACTGGTCAATCCGGATATTAAAGAGCTCTCGGGAAGCTGTGTGATGGAAGAAGGATGTTTGAGCATACCGGATGTGAGAGTCGAAATAGAGAGACCTGAAGAGATCAGGATCAAGTTTCAGGACGTCAAGGGAGTGAAGAAGGACCTTAAATGTGATGGGATTCTTGCGAGAGTCATTCAGCACGAGGTCGATCATCTGAGAGGCAGACTTATGATTGACTACCTGAGCCCTGTCAAACGCGATCTGCTCAAATCAAAACTTCAGAAGATTTCGCGCGGGGACATTTCTGTGGGGGTCTAA
- the yajC gene encoding preprotein translocase subunit YajC encodes MLTLLILMGQPQNGGEGSGIFGLLPFILIFVIFYLLLIRPQMKQQKKKQAMVKSLKKGDKVVTVGGLHGTIEGVKDKDEVLILKVADNVKVRVSRSAIASQLDK; translated from the coding sequence ATGCTGACACTATTGATATTGATGGGTCAACCGCAAAATGGCGGAGAAGGATCCGGTATTTTCGGCTTGCTTCCATTTATACTGATTTTCGTAATATTCTATCTTCTCCTTATCAGACCTCAGATGAAACAACAGAAAAAGAAACAGGCTATGGTAAAATCATTGAAGAAGGGAGATAAGGTTGTCACTGTCGGGGGCCTACACGGTACTATTGAAGGTGTTAAGGATAAGGACGAAGTGCTCATATTGAAAGTGGCTGATAACGTTAAAGTTCGAGTTTCGAGAAGCGCTATAGCATCCCAGCTCGATAAATAG
- a CDS encoding HAMP domain-containing histidine kinase — SSLLGWLELLEDADKDKTSKLLSEMKADVKRLNRIANRFSQIGTGGGLKQSNLNEVIERVVAYLKKRLPQKGKTIELTANLENIPEIPLNVDLFEWALENIIKNSADAISRDNGKIEIFSSFNDKTGKVEITVKDNGVGIQGRFRKEIFKPGYSTKSKGWGLGLSLAKRIIEEYHGGELSLKESKQDEGTTMQIILSSK; from the coding sequence TTTCCTCGTTGTTGGGCTGGTTAGAATTGCTTGAGGACGCTGATAAAGATAAGACTTCAAAACTGCTTTCTGAGATGAAAGCCGACGTGAAGCGGTTGAACAGGATAGCAAACCGGTTTTCTCAAATCGGGACGGGGGGTGGTTTAAAGCAGTCAAATCTGAATGAAGTTATCGAAAGGGTGGTGGCATATCTCAAAAAAAGACTTCCGCAAAAGGGGAAAACGATAGAGTTGACGGCTAATCTTGAGAATATTCCGGAGATTCCACTCAACGTAGATTTATTTGAGTGGGCGCTTGAAAACATTATCAAAAACAGCGCGGACGCAATATCGCGTGATAATGGCAAAATCGAGATATTTTCATCATTCAACGACAAAACCGGGAAGGTGGAGATAACCGTTAAGGACAATGGTGTCGGTATTCAAGGACGATTCAGAAAAGAGATATTTAAGCCCGGTTACAGCACGAAATCAAAGGGATGGGGACTCGGTCTAAGTCTTGCAAAACGGATAATTGAGGAATATCATGGGGGTGAACTGTCTCTAAAAGAATCGAAACAGGACGAAGGAACGACAATGCAGATAATTCTTTCTTCAAAGTGA